From the genome of Eucalyptus grandis isolate ANBG69807.140 chromosome 2, ASM1654582v1, whole genome shotgun sequence, one region includes:
- the LOC120290916 gene encoding uncharacterized protein LOC120290916 isoform X2 produces the protein MRSCSGWRRLLFCLPLVFLLPHLLSVMELHREPTVGDQHKKARNKFDHLVLGPVAGEHLPNRLQCQGVKALNKTHFSASSNRSYVAESIAFVTVFTVYNSSDISKTSGSSDVTTVGNSSYNKVERSIAILNVFINFIQVIS, from the exons ATGAGATCCTGCAGCGGATGGCGGCGGCTGCTGTTCTGCCTCCCGCTCGTCTTCCTCTTGCCTCATCTGCTCTCAG TGATGGAATTGCATCGAGAGCCGACGGTGGGAGATCAGCATAAGAAGGCGAGGAATAAGTTCGATCATTTGGTTCTCGGCCCCGTGGCAGGGGAACACTTGCCTAACCGATTGCAATGCCAAG GTGTCAAAGCTCTCAACAAGACACATTTTTCTGCCTCGTCCAACAGAAGCTATGTCGCAGAAAGCATAGCTTTTGTCACTGTCTTTACAGTTTATAACTCCTCTGACATTTCAAAGACTAGTGGATCATCAGATGTGACAACTGTTGGAAATTCCTCATATAATAAGGTGGAGAGATCAATAGCCATCTTGAATGTATTCATCAACTTTATTCAGGTAATATCCTGA
- the LOC104444369 gene encoding ycf20-like protein isoform X2, with protein MMAATAISPHMPANVKLSSLRYPWSGVAVVGLAGCFHTAAYAFGQKLRSQIYILHVTRPSLVNDFKNMTWAIRSSADGRGLDLDPSTDSTNGTTRLIRAIRDFQNKLSAKVQQIRKNFPMKLLFFLVGFYCATAFATVIGQTGDWDILSAALAVVVVEGIGALMYSASQPVFSRARSLISMFNYWKAGLSLGLFLDSFKY; from the exons ATGATGGCAGCTACTGCAATATCGCCCCATATGCCAGCAAACGTTAAATTGTCATCTTTAAGATATCCGTGGTCAGGAGTTGCAGTTGTTGGCCTTGCAGGATGCTTTCATACAGCTGCCTATGCATTTGGCCAGAAACTTCGTTCCCAGATCTACATCCTCCATGTAACCCGGCCTTCATTGGTGAATGATTTCAA AAACATGACCTGGGCCATTCGGAGTAGTGCAGATGGCAGAGGATTGGATTTGGATCCTTCTACAGACAGCACGAATGGCACGACGCGATTGATAAGGGCAATTCGAGACTTTCAAAATAAACTTAGTGCCAAAGTCCAACAGATCAGGAAAAATTTCCCAATGAAGTTGCTCTTTTTCTTGGTAGGCTTTTACTGTGCAACAGCCTTCGCAACTGTCATCGGGCAAACAGGGGACTGGGACATTCTATCTGCTGCCTTGGCTGTGGTGGTTGTCGAGGGAATTGGAGCTCTTATGTACAGTGCTTCTCAGCCTGTATTCAGTCGTGCCAGAAGCCTTATTTCCATGTTCAATTACTGGAAAGCTGGGCTGTCCCTTGGCCTCTTCTTGGACTCATTTAAGTACTGA
- the LOC120290916 gene encoding uncharacterized protein LOC120290916 isoform X1 gives MRSCSGWRRLLFCLPLVFLLPHLLSGGRLSVPRFPAFVMELHREPTVGDQHKKARNKFDHLVLGPVAGEHLPNRLQCQGVKALNKTHFSASSNRSYVAESIAFVTVFTVYNSSDISKTSGSSDVTTVGNSSYNKVERSIAILNVFINFIQVIS, from the exons ATGAGATCCTGCAGCGGATGGCGGCGGCTGCTGTTCTGCCTCCCGCTCGTCTTCCTCTTGCCTCATCTGCTCTCAGGTGGGCGGCTTTCTGTCCCCCGTTTCCCCGCGTTCG TGATGGAATTGCATCGAGAGCCGACGGTGGGAGATCAGCATAAGAAGGCGAGGAATAAGTTCGATCATTTGGTTCTCGGCCCCGTGGCAGGGGAACACTTGCCTAACCGATTGCAATGCCAAG GTGTCAAAGCTCTCAACAAGACACATTTTTCTGCCTCGTCCAACAGAAGCTATGTCGCAGAAAGCATAGCTTTTGTCACTGTCTTTACAGTTTATAACTCCTCTGACATTTCAAAGACTAGTGGATCATCAGATGTGACAACTGTTGGAAATTCCTCATATAATAAGGTGGAGAGATCAATAGCCATCTTGAATGTATTCATCAACTTTATTCAGGTAATATCCTGA
- the LOC104444369 gene encoding ycf20-like protein isoform X1: MTVHAGLCFMMAATAISPHMPANVKLSSLRYPWSGVAVVGLAGCFHTAAYAFGQKLRSQIYILHVTRPSLVNDFKNMTWAIRSSADGRGLDLDPSTDSTNGTTRLIRAIRDFQNKLSAKVQQIRKNFPMKLLFFLVGFYCATAFATVIGQTGDWDILSAALAVVVVEGIGALMYSASQPVFSRARSLISMFNYWKAGLSLGLFLDSFKY; encoded by the exons ATGACTGTCCATGCAGGTCTTTGCTTCATGATGGCAGCTACTGCAATATCGCCCCATATGCCAGCAAACGTTAAATTGTCATCTTTAAGATATCCGTGGTCAGGAGTTGCAGTTGTTGGCCTTGCAGGATGCTTTCATACAGCTGCCTATGCATTTGGCCAGAAACTTCGTTCCCAGATCTACATCCTCCATGTAACCCGGCCTTCATTGGTGAATGATTTCAA AAACATGACCTGGGCCATTCGGAGTAGTGCAGATGGCAGAGGATTGGATTTGGATCCTTCTACAGACAGCACGAATGGCACGACGCGATTGATAAGGGCAATTCGAGACTTTCAAAATAAACTTAGTGCCAAAGTCCAACAGATCAGGAAAAATTTCCCAATGAAGTTGCTCTTTTTCTTGGTAGGCTTTTACTGTGCAACAGCCTTCGCAACTGTCATCGGGCAAACAGGGGACTGGGACATTCTATCTGCTGCCTTGGCTGTGGTGGTTGTCGAGGGAATTGGAGCTCTTATGTACAGTGCTTCTCAGCCTGTATTCAGTCGTGCCAGAAGCCTTATTTCCATGTTCAATTACTGGAAAGCTGGGCTGTCCCTTGGCCTCTTCTTGGACTCATTTAAGTACTGA